One stretch of Rathayibacter festucae DSM 15932 DNA includes these proteins:
- a CDS encoding alpha/beta fold hydrolase, whose translation MPHLEVPGATLHWESDGPASAPALLLVHAGITDLRMWDPVVPALAEDHLVIRYDTRGFGETRTDDVEFDPRQDALDVLEHLGVERATVIGCSRGGSLVLDLALEHPDRVTGLVLIAPGVGGFPYPDLTEEEDRRFDEIDAVLTAGDHERVARMEAELWAFGPDRDPASLDPAFVETVRELARGRAGHEGEKPRPTAIEPPAYDRVVDIAVPTLAMVGALDVSESLPVHAFLSATVPGADAHVFEDAAHLPSVERPEEFLAALRPWLASHGL comes from the coding sequence ATGCCGCATCTCGAGGTCCCCGGAGCGACCCTGCACTGGGAGTCGGACGGCCCCGCCTCCGCCCCCGCCCTCCTGCTCGTGCACGCGGGCATCACCGACCTGCGGATGTGGGACCCGGTCGTCCCCGCGCTCGCGGAGGACCACCTCGTCATCCGCTACGACACCCGCGGCTTCGGCGAGACCCGGACGGACGACGTCGAGTTCGACCCGCGGCAGGACGCCCTCGACGTGCTCGAGCACCTCGGCGTCGAGCGCGCGACGGTGATCGGCTGCTCGCGCGGCGGCTCGCTCGTCCTCGACCTGGCGCTCGAGCACCCCGACCGCGTCACCGGCCTGGTGCTGATCGCCCCCGGCGTCGGCGGCTTCCCCTACCCCGACCTCACCGAGGAGGAGGACCGCCGCTTCGACGAGATCGACGCGGTGCTGACCGCCGGCGACCACGAGCGCGTCGCGCGGATGGAGGCGGAGCTGTGGGCGTTCGGCCCCGACCGCGATCCCGCCTCGCTGGACCCCGCGTTCGTCGAGACCGTGCGCGAGCTCGCCCGCGGCCGCGCCGGCCACGAGGGCGAGAAGCCGCGGCCGACCGCGATCGAGCCGCCCGCCTACGACCGCGTCGTCGACATCGCCGTGCCCACGCTGGCGATGGTCGGCGCCCTCGACGTCTCCGAGTCGCTCCCCGTGCACGCCTTCCTCTCGGCGACCGTGCCGGGCGCCGACGCCCACGTCTTCGAGGACGCCGCCCACCTCCCCAGCGTCGAGCGACCCGAGGAGTTCCTCGCGGCCCTCCGCCCGTGGCTGGCGTCCCACGGCCTCTGA
- a CDS encoding ABC transporter ATP-binding protein, with protein sequence MRVHGLGHRFERGPWLFRGLSADFRVGETCAVVGPSGSGKSTLLALLAGWVEPTEGGVDRAAHERIGWVFQNPHGVARRSALDHVALPFLAAGRSGVEADQLAAGLLDRFELRHAADRAFRELSGGEAQRLMLARALAAQPTLLLIDEPTAQLDQRTAQTVNRAIAEAATPDCALVVATHDHGTRDSCTTALDLTAHSGGGQ encoded by the coding sequence GTGAGGGTGCACGGGCTCGGGCACCGCTTCGAGCGCGGCCCCTGGCTCTTCCGCGGGCTCAGCGCGGACTTCCGGGTCGGCGAGACCTGCGCGGTCGTCGGTCCGTCGGGGTCCGGCAAGAGCACGCTGCTCGCGCTGCTCGCCGGCTGGGTCGAGCCGACCGAGGGCGGCGTCGATCGAGCAGCACACGAGCGGATCGGCTGGGTGTTCCAGAACCCGCACGGCGTCGCCCGGCGGTCGGCGCTCGATCATGTCGCTCTGCCGTTCCTCGCTGCGGGGCGCTCCGGCGTCGAAGCCGATCAACTGGCGGCGGGACTTCTCGACCGGTTCGAGCTCCGGCATGCGGCCGACCGCGCCTTCCGCGAGCTCTCGGGCGGCGAGGCCCAGCGGCTGATGCTGGCCAGGGCCCTCGCGGCGCAGCCCACCCTCCTCCTCATCGACGAGCCGACCGCCCAGCTCGACCAGCGGACGGCGCAGACCGTGAACCGGGCGATCGCCGAAGCCGCGACGCCCGACTGCGCCCTCGTCGTCGCGACGCACGATCACGGCACGCGCGACTCCTGCACGACGGCGCTGGACCTCACCGCGCACTCCGGAGGCGGGCAGTGA
- a CDS encoding peptidoglycan-binding domain-containing protein produces the protein MRPSRAARLSLGVVIAVLLASGGAGAALLLVTPTVPASLAESSGPETVPVPFEEFADPRQVEAGFERAADVSLVSATEGLLTASACRAGESFSSGTSSLAVDGAPVLSLATATPLWRDLVKGDRGPDVRALQEELVRLGSPLVADGVLGEGSIRAIEHLLEEASGEDEQLAAIPRSRLLWIPRPTVTTASCGLSVGGPVERGSAVAVVAGGIAALRLPSVPADVLPGERRLLVDDAVLTLSPEGAVTAEADLRSFAATVSARSALATEGTTTVRAEYVLANPVRVGVVPPSALFAFEGERGGVVADGSPARVEVVSSELGRSAVVFPDGEEPASVAVLPEARSCG, from the coding sequence ATGAGGCCGTCGCGGGCCGCCCGCCTCTCGCTCGGCGTCGTCATCGCGGTGCTCCTCGCCTCGGGCGGCGCGGGGGCCGCACTCCTCCTGGTGACGCCGACGGTGCCCGCGAGCCTGGCGGAGTCGTCCGGTCCGGAGACGGTGCCCGTCCCGTTCGAGGAGTTCGCCGATCCTCGCCAGGTCGAGGCCGGGTTCGAGCGGGCAGCGGACGTGTCCCTCGTGTCCGCGACGGAGGGGCTGCTGACCGCTTCGGCCTGCCGCGCAGGCGAATCGTTCTCCTCGGGCACGTCGTCCCTCGCGGTCGACGGCGCACCCGTGCTGTCCCTCGCAACGGCGACGCCGCTCTGGCGCGACCTCGTGAAGGGCGACAGGGGTCCCGACGTGCGCGCCCTGCAGGAGGAGCTCGTCCGCCTCGGCTCCCCGCTGGTCGCCGACGGGGTCCTCGGTGAGGGTTCGATCCGCGCGATCGAGCACCTCCTCGAGGAGGCGTCGGGGGAGGACGAGCAGCTCGCGGCGATCCCGCGGTCACGGCTGCTCTGGATCCCACGACCGACGGTCACCACGGCCTCCTGCGGGCTCTCGGTGGGCGGCCCGGTCGAGCGGGGGAGTGCCGTCGCCGTCGTCGCCGGTGGGATCGCGGCGCTGCGTCTCCCCTCCGTCCCGGCGGACGTCCTGCCGGGCGAGCGGCGGCTGCTCGTGGACGACGCGGTGCTGACGCTCTCTCCGGAGGGCGCGGTCACCGCCGAGGCCGACCTGCGATCGTTCGCGGCCACGGTGTCCGCCCGGTCGGCGCTCGCGACGGAGGGGACGACGACCGTCCGCGCGGAGTACGTGCTCGCGAACCCCGTCCGAGTCGGCGTGGTGCCGCCGTCCGCCCTCTTCGCGTTCGAGGGCGAGCGCGGCGGCGTCGTGGCGGACGGCTCCCCGGCCCGCGTCGAGGTCGTCTCCTCGGAGCTGGGCCGCTCGGCGGTCGTCTTCCCCGACGGGGAGGAGCCGGCCTCGGTCGCGGTCCTGCCCGAGGCGCGGAGCTGCGGGTGA
- a CDS encoding GNAT family N-acetyltransferase yields MTGPEPGSDHRTVSIDQHSETLRLLPWPQADVTALRSDLAESGERLETEDEFLDRHDRYLRGWAEGSEFFYAIELDGHCVGSIGYWYGHSRGTLAYETGWSIAPAARDRGVVARSVRLLLEEAAAFPLPRFVHAYVPADDAEDSAICVEAGFDRVDVVEAGDPPVLYADWAFDLADVA; encoded by the coding sequence GTGACGGGACCCGAACCCGGAAGCGACCACAGAACAGTCAGCATCGATCAGCACTCCGAGACCCTCCGCCTCCTGCCCTGGCCGCAGGCGGACGTCACCGCACTCCGCAGCGATCTCGCGGAGTCCGGAGAGCGTCTCGAGACGGAAGACGAGTTCCTCGACCGGCACGACCGCTACCTGCGCGGTTGGGCCGAGGGGAGCGAATTCTTCTACGCGATCGAGCTCGACGGGCACTGCGTCGGCTCCATCGGCTATTGGTACGGCCACTCGCGTGGCACCCTCGCCTACGAGACGGGCTGGAGCATCGCTCCCGCAGCCCGCGATCGCGGCGTCGTGGCGCGCTCGGTGCGCCTGCTCCTCGAGGAGGCGGCGGCGTTCCCGCTGCCGCGCTTCGTGCACGCGTACGTCCCCGCGGACGACGCCGAGGACAGCGCGATCTGCGTCGAGGCCGGCTTCGACCGCGTCGACGTCGTGGAGGCCGGCGACCCCCCGGTCCTCTACGCCGACTGGGCGTTCGACCTGGCCGACGTCGCGTAA
- a CDS encoding DUF6421 family protein has translation MSQFVQSTVVGEPEVVEDRVETSRAWLRLKAAATGLQPLQAQDGSLADPDRLEDARAEIERLIDAVRTLAPAFPHDAAYLEALVVDFERWSAEGLGVPDFLDSLQAFQPQLDRVDGLRHLVVFPMLTQNGSRDRHVEAVLVEVVWPRFVAELEAGDYSNALFVPVRFVDFTAGYDTDSAVLFPETVAMRAVPAFTWGAIFADREAARFRRVVSAAAEITRLELPEDARRMLEDQHTAEEAFVMWDLIHDRTHMRGDLPFDPFMIKQRMPFFLYSLEELRCDLTAFRESVAIERRLAGQEHRDGEEEALAARARTVQYAILFDRLFRFPLTGSRVRNYDGLGGQLLFAWLHQHGVLHWTDTRLAFEWDSVADVVVALSDAIDELYWRSIDRPKTAHWLAAYALVAATVTPHPASAWARGLPDEVLLGAPRGLTDAVLDDEFPLSMFYEALGKKMGDVIASTAGITGRD, from the coding sequence ATGTCGCAATTCGTGCAGAGCACCGTCGTCGGAGAACCCGAGGTCGTCGAGGACCGCGTCGAGACCTCCCGCGCCTGGCTCCGCCTCAAGGCCGCGGCCACCGGACTGCAGCCGCTGCAGGCGCAGGACGGCTCGCTGGCCGACCCGGACCGCCTCGAGGACGCCCGCGCCGAGATCGAGCGCCTCATCGACGCTGTCCGCACCCTCGCGCCCGCCTTCCCGCACGACGCCGCCTACCTCGAGGCGCTCGTCGTCGACTTCGAGCGCTGGAGCGCCGAGGGGCTGGGTGTCCCGGACTTCCTCGACTCGCTGCAGGCGTTCCAGCCGCAGCTCGACCGCGTCGACGGCCTGCGCCACCTGGTCGTCTTCCCGATGCTCACGCAGAACGGCAGCCGCGACCGCCACGTCGAGGCCGTGCTCGTCGAGGTCGTCTGGCCGCGCTTCGTCGCGGAGCTCGAGGCGGGCGACTACTCGAACGCGCTGTTCGTGCCGGTCCGCTTCGTCGACTTCACCGCCGGCTACGACACCGACAGCGCCGTGCTCTTCCCCGAGACGGTCGCGATGCGCGCCGTCCCCGCCTTCACCTGGGGCGCGATCTTCGCCGACCGCGAGGCCGCGCGCTTCCGCCGCGTCGTCTCCGCCGCCGCGGAGATCACGCGGCTCGAGCTGCCGGAGGACGCGCGTCGAATGCTGGAGGACCAGCACACCGCGGAGGAGGCCTTCGTGATGTGGGACCTCATCCACGACCGCACCCACATGCGCGGCGACCTGCCGTTCGACCCGTTCATGATCAAGCAGCGGATGCCGTTCTTCCTCTACTCCCTCGAGGAGCTGCGCTGCGATCTGACCGCGTTCCGCGAGTCCGTCGCGATCGAGCGGCGCCTGGCCGGCCAGGAGCACCGCGACGGCGAGGAGGAGGCGCTCGCGGCGCGGGCGCGCACGGTCCAGTACGCCATCCTCTTCGACCGGCTCTTCCGCTTTCCGCTGACCGGCTCTCGGGTGCGCAACTACGACGGGCTCGGCGGCCAGCTGCTCTTCGCCTGGCTGCACCAGCACGGCGTCCTGCACTGGACCGACACCCGGCTCGCCTTCGAGTGGGACAGCGTCGCGGACGTCGTCGTCGCGCTCTCGGACGCCATCGACGAGCTCTACTGGCGCTCGATCGACCGGCCGAAGACCGCGCACTGGCTCGCCGCCTACGCGCTGGTCGCGGCGACGGTGACGCCGCACCCCGCCTCCGCCTGGGCACGCGGGCTGCCGGACGAGGTGCTCCTCGGCGCTCCGCGCGGGCTGACCGACGCGGTGCTGGACGACGAGTTCCCGCTGTCGATGTTCTACGAGGCCCTCGGCAAGAAGATGGGCGACGTGATCGCGTCGACCGCAGGCATCACCGGGCGCGACTGA
- a CDS encoding sensor histidine kinase gives MPPGAVAADPFDAGWTRRAPTRSAYVRDAVAAGVLLVATLVSVALYASAGFTDAAHPAVSTLWALAMTLPLALRRRFPSTVAVALTAVYALGLILQVPESLFNQICLYLALYTVGAWSRDRRLALVVRTVIAVGMLGWLIVTLATGAPVSSPLPAEESAGLLPPYVAESALAVVANLLYFGSAYVFGDASWQSARRLEALEARTAELDDERERSSRQAVSSERLRIARELHDVVAHHVSVMGVQAGAARRVLARDPERAATALSAIESDARSAIEELHRILIALRAEDTALDPLTDAASTRGVAQLEELVLAAAGSGLPAVFLTVGEPRDIPATVGLSLYRIAQESLTNVRKHAGRGATAEVRLRYLDDAVELEVSDDGGEGAHPVAATSCGLGHTGMSERAAAVGGTVETGPSGSGYLVRARVPLTSVRAGSGEQVASSEVSWGRRERASGGRA, from the coding sequence ATGCCTCCTGGCGCCGTCGCTGCCGACCCCTTCGATGCGGGCTGGACTCGGCGAGCGCCGACCCGTTCCGCCTACGTCCGCGACGCCGTCGCCGCCGGCGTCCTGCTGGTGGCGACCCTCGTCTCCGTCGCCCTCTACGCCTCGGCGGGCTTCACGGACGCCGCGCACCCCGCCGTGAGCACGCTCTGGGCGCTCGCGATGACCCTCCCGCTCGCCCTCCGCCGGCGCTTCCCGTCGACCGTGGCGGTCGCGCTCACCGCCGTCTACGCGCTCGGGCTGATCCTCCAGGTGCCGGAGTCGCTGTTCAACCAGATCTGCCTCTACCTCGCCCTCTACACGGTCGGTGCCTGGAGCCGCGACCGGCGTCTCGCGCTCGTCGTGCGCACGGTCATCGCCGTCGGCATGCTCGGCTGGCTCATCGTCACCCTCGCCACCGGCGCCCCGGTGAGCAGTCCGCTCCCGGCGGAGGAGTCGGCCGGGCTGCTCCCGCCCTACGTCGCGGAGTCGGCGCTGGCCGTCGTCGCGAACCTCCTCTACTTCGGCAGCGCCTACGTCTTCGGCGACGCGTCCTGGCAGTCGGCGCGGCGGCTGGAGGCGCTCGAGGCGCGCACCGCCGAGCTCGACGACGAGCGGGAGCGCTCCTCGCGCCAGGCTGTGTCGTCCGAGCGGCTGCGCATCGCCCGCGAGCTGCACGACGTCGTCGCGCACCACGTCAGCGTGATGGGCGTGCAGGCGGGGGCTGCTCGGCGGGTGCTCGCGCGCGATCCGGAGCGGGCGGCCACGGCGCTCAGCGCGATCGAGAGCGACGCGCGCTCGGCGATCGAGGAGCTGCACCGCATCCTGATCGCCCTCCGCGCCGAGGACACCGCCCTCGACCCGCTGACCGACGCCGCCTCGACCCGCGGGGTGGCGCAGCTCGAGGAGCTCGTCCTCGCGGCGGCCGGCTCCGGTCTGCCCGCCGTGTTCCTCACCGTCGGCGAGCCCCGGGACATCCCGGCGACCGTGGGTCTCAGCCTCTACCGGATCGCGCAGGAGTCGCTCACCAATGTGCGCAAGCACGCCGGCCGCGGGGCCACCGCGGAGGTGCGGCTGCGCTACCTGGACGACGCGGTCGAGCTCGAGGTCTCCGACGACGGCGGCGAGGGCGCGCATCCCGTCGCCGCGACGTCTTGCGGGCTCGGGCACACCGGCATGAGCGAGCGCGCCGCGGCCGTCGGCGGCACGGTCGAGACCGGCCCGAGCGGCTCCGGCTACCTGGTGCGTGCCCGCGTCCCTCTGACGAGCGTCCGCGCGGGGTCCGGGGAGCAGGTAGCGTCGTCCGAGGTGTCGTGGGGGCGCCGGGAGCGAGCGAGCGGGGGGCGCGCATGA
- a CDS encoding response regulator codes for MTADVRVLLVDDQELVRAGFRTILESEPGIVVVGEARTGIEAIERASDLCPDVICMDVQMPGMDGLAATREIVKDPRLCSSVLILTTFDRDDYLFEALSSGASGFLLKNASPEELVEAVQVVARGDAMLAPDVTRRVLERFATAPARAEVHPGIEELTDREREVLVHLARGSSNAEIAAELYVGEATVKTHVSKILMKLRVRDRIQAVVFAYEHGIAVPGRS; via the coding sequence ATGACGGCCGATGTCCGGGTGCTGCTGGTCGACGACCAGGAGCTCGTCCGCGCCGGCTTCCGCACCATCCTCGAGTCCGAGCCCGGGATCGTCGTCGTCGGCGAGGCCCGCACCGGGATCGAGGCGATCGAGCGGGCCTCCGACCTGTGCCCGGACGTCATCTGCATGGACGTGCAGATGCCCGGGATGGACGGCCTGGCCGCGACGCGAGAGATCGTCAAGGATCCGCGGCTGTGCTCCAGCGTCCTCATCCTGACCACCTTCGACCGCGACGACTACCTCTTCGAGGCGCTGTCCTCCGGAGCGAGCGGCTTCCTGCTGAAGAACGCGTCGCCGGAGGAGCTGGTCGAGGCCGTGCAGGTCGTGGCCCGCGGCGACGCGATGCTCGCACCCGACGTAACGCGCCGCGTGCTCGAGCGCTTCGCGACGGCGCCGGCCCGCGCCGAAGTGCACCCCGGCATCGAGGAGCTCACCGACCGCGAGCGCGAGGTGCTCGTGCACCTGGCCCGCGGCTCGTCCAACGCCGAGATCGCCGCCGAGCTCTACGTCGGCGAGGCCACCGTGAAGACCCACGTGTCGAAGATCCTGATGAAGCTGCGCGTCCGCGACCGCATCCAGGCCGTCGTCTTCGCCTACGAGCACGGGATCGCGGTGCCGGGGCGGTCCTGA
- a CDS encoding threonine aldolase family protein: MSALHDPDLRGFASDNYSGVHEEVLAAIAAANGAHQVAYGEDVYTEELQRVFRREFGEQAEAFPVFNGTGANVTGLQSMLPRWGAVVSAGTAHINSDEGGAPEKVGGIKILTVESPDGKLTPALVDEQAWGFGDEHRAQPLVVSITQSTELGTVYTPEEVRALADQAHERGMRLHMDGARIANAGAALGLPLRAFTSDAGVDVLSFGGTKNGMLLGEAIVVLDPEASSGLTFLRKTNMQLSSKMRFLSAQLLAMLGEDGEAEPLWLRSARHANAMAARLRSQLDWAVAAGRITGLAFTQPTQANAVFATLPAGVADRLRAAYRFYDWNPATGEVRWVCSFDTSEDDIDAFTAAIERELAA; encoded by the coding sequence ATGAGCGCTCTGCACGATCCCGACCTCCGCGGCTTCGCCTCCGACAACTACTCCGGCGTGCACGAGGAGGTGCTCGCCGCGATCGCCGCGGCGAACGGCGCCCACCAGGTCGCCTACGGCGAGGACGTCTACACCGAGGAGCTGCAGCGCGTCTTCCGCCGCGAGTTCGGCGAGCAGGCCGAGGCCTTCCCCGTCTTCAACGGAACCGGGGCGAACGTGACCGGTCTGCAGTCGATGCTGCCCCGCTGGGGAGCGGTCGTCTCGGCCGGCACCGCGCACATCAACTCGGACGAGGGCGGGGCCCCCGAGAAGGTCGGCGGGATCAAGATCCTCACCGTCGAGAGCCCCGACGGCAAGCTCACGCCGGCGCTCGTGGACGAGCAGGCCTGGGGCTTCGGCGACGAGCACCGCGCCCAGCCGCTGGTCGTCTCGATCACGCAGTCGACCGAGCTCGGCACGGTCTACACGCCGGAGGAGGTCCGCGCGCTGGCCGACCAGGCCCACGAACGGGGGATGCGGCTCCACATGGACGGAGCGCGGATCGCGAACGCCGGAGCGGCCCTCGGGCTGCCCCTGCGCGCCTTCACCAGCGACGCCGGAGTCGACGTCCTGTCCTTCGGCGGTACCAAGAACGGGATGCTGCTCGGCGAGGCGATCGTCGTGCTCGACCCCGAGGCGTCCAGCGGGCTGACGTTCCTCCGCAAGACCAACATGCAGCTGTCCTCGAAGATGCGCTTCCTCTCGGCGCAGCTGCTCGCGATGCTCGGCGAGGACGGCGAGGCGGAGCCGCTCTGGCTGCGCTCGGCCCGGCACGCGAACGCGATGGCGGCGCGGCTGCGCTCGCAGCTGGACTGGGCCGTGGCCGCCGGGCGGATCACCGGGCTCGCCTTCACCCAGCCGACGCAGGCGAACGCGGTGTTCGCGACCCTGCCGGCCGGGGTCGCAGACCGGCTGCGCGCCGCCTACCGCTTCTACGACTGGAACCCGGCGACGGGCGAGGTGCGCTGGGTCTGCTCGTTCGACACGAGCGAGGACGACATCGACGCGTTCACGGCGGCGATCGAGCGCGAGCTGGCCGCGTGA
- a CDS encoding GNAT family N-acetyltransferase yields MEPRLLDRLAADAWPPLQRVALGGWQLRAAGGVTKRANSVLTSGPVEDVDQAITAAEEFAREQGIPPLFQLGPATLPADLPERLARRGYAGHERTLVLTGSVTEALAALGPAAAEAAEPVETTEAPGEEWLSLWWSVDGRGRDAERGIAERILAGCDSAYALLRDGSGPAACGRLAWATAEDGEPWCGLFALATRPDARRRGHAATLLRALLEQAAARGVDRLWIQVLADNAAARRLYASLGCRESSHYEYWRR; encoded by the coding sequence ATGGAACCGCGCCTCCTCGACCGACTCGCCGCCGACGCCTGGCCGCCGCTCCAGCGCGTGGCGCTCGGGGGCTGGCAGCTGCGCGCCGCCGGGGGCGTCACGAAGCGCGCCAACTCCGTGCTCACCTCCGGTCCCGTCGAGGACGTGGACCAGGCGATCACCGCAGCCGAGGAGTTCGCGCGCGAGCAGGGGATCCCGCCGCTCTTCCAGCTCGGCCCCGCGACGCTCCCCGCCGACCTGCCCGAGCGGCTCGCCCGCCGCGGCTACGCCGGGCACGAGCGCACCCTCGTCCTCACCGGCTCCGTGACGGAGGCGCTCGCCGCGCTCGGTCCCGCCGCCGCGGAGGCCGCGGAGCCGGTCGAGACGACGGAGGCGCCCGGTGAGGAGTGGCTGTCGCTCTGGTGGTCGGTCGACGGCCGCGGCCGCGACGCCGAGCGCGGGATCGCCGAGCGGATCCTCGCGGGCTGCGACTCCGCCTACGCCCTGCTGCGGGACGGGAGCGGCCCCGCCGCCTGCGGCCGGCTCGCCTGGGCGACCGCCGAGGACGGCGAGCCCTGGTGCGGCTTGTTCGCCCTGGCCACTCGCCCCGACGCCCGCCGCCGCGGCCACGCCGCCACGCTCCTCCGCGCCCTGCTCGAGCAGGCCGCCGCCCGAGGCGTCGACCGCCTCTGGATCCAGGTCCTCGCCGACAACGCCGCCGCCCGCCGCCTCTACGCGTCCCTCGGCTGCCGCGAGTCCTCGCACTACGAGTACTGGCGCCGCTGA
- the lpdA gene encoding dihydrolipoyl dehydrogenase, with translation MAQHFDVVVLGAGPGGYVAAIRAAQLGKSVAIVEKKYWGGVCLNVGCIPSKALLRNAELAHIFHAQAKQFGISGDVSFDFGVAFDRSRTVADGRTKGVHFLMKKNKITEFDGTGSFTGPQGLDVQLTKGGSESLTFDDAIIATGASVRLLPGVELSENVVTYETQIMTRELPDTMAIVGAGAIGMEFAYVLKNYGVDVTIIEFMDRALPNEDPDVSKEIQKQYKKLGVEILTSTKVESVVDKDGYVTVTYTGKDGTQSTLEVDKVLMSIGWVPRVEGFGLEKTGVEVTERGAIGIDEYMRTNVPHIYAIGDVTAKLQLAHVAEAQGVVAAETIAGAETQTLGDYRMMPRATFCQPQIASFGLTEKQATDEGHEITVSTFPFMANGKAHGLGEPTGFVKLIASKQYGELLGAHMIGPDVSELLPELTLAQKWDLTATELARNVHTHPTLSEALQEGFHGLKGHMINM, from the coding sequence ATGGCCCAGCACTTCGACGTCGTCGTCCTGGGGGCAGGCCCCGGTGGATACGTGGCCGCGATCCGTGCCGCCCAGCTCGGCAAGTCCGTCGCCATCGTCGAGAAGAAGTACTGGGGCGGTGTCTGCCTCAACGTGGGCTGCATCCCCTCCAAGGCGCTGCTGCGCAACGCGGAGCTCGCCCACATCTTCCACGCGCAGGCGAAGCAGTTCGGCATCTCGGGCGACGTCTCCTTCGACTTCGGCGTGGCCTTCGACCGCAGCCGCACCGTCGCGGACGGACGCACCAAGGGCGTCCACTTCCTCATGAAGAAGAACAAGATCACCGAGTTCGACGGCACCGGCTCCTTCACCGGCCCGCAGGGCCTCGACGTGCAGCTCACCAAGGGCGGCTCCGAGTCGCTGACCTTCGACGACGCGATCATCGCGACCGGCGCGAGCGTCCGCCTCCTCCCCGGCGTCGAGCTCTCCGAGAACGTCGTCACCTACGAGACCCAGATCATGACCCGCGAGCTGCCCGACACGATGGCCATCGTGGGCGCCGGCGCGATCGGCATGGAGTTCGCCTACGTCCTGAAGAACTACGGCGTCGACGTGACGATCATCGAGTTCATGGACCGCGCCCTCCCCAACGAGGACCCGGACGTCTCCAAGGAGATCCAGAAGCAGTACAAGAAGCTCGGCGTCGAGATCCTCACCTCGACCAAGGTCGAGTCGGTCGTCGACAAGGACGGCTACGTCACCGTCACCTACACCGGCAAGGACGGCACGCAGTCGACCCTCGAGGTCGACAAGGTCCTCATGTCGATCGGCTGGGTCCCCCGCGTCGAGGGCTTCGGCCTCGAGAAGACGGGCGTCGAGGTCACCGAGCGCGGCGCCATCGGCATCGACGAGTACATGCGCACCAACGTCCCGCACATCTACGCGATCGGCGACGTCACCGCCAAGCTGCAGCTCGCGCACGTCGCGGAGGCGCAGGGCGTCGTCGCCGCGGAGACCATCGCCGGAGCCGAGACCCAGACCCTCGGCGACTACCGGATGATGCCGCGCGCCACGTTCTGCCAGCCGCAGATCGCCTCCTTCGGCCTCACCGAGAAGCAGGCGACCGACGAGGGCCACGAGATCACCGTCTCGACCTTCCCGTTCATGGCCAACGGCAAGGCGCACGGCCTCGGCGAGCCCACCGGCTTCGTCAAGCTCATCGCGAGCAAGCAGTACGGCGAGCTCCTCGGCGCCCACATGATCGGCCCGGACGTGTCCGAGCTGCTCCCCGAGCTCACGCTCGCGCAGAAGTGGGACCTCACCGCGACCGAGCTGGCCCGCAACGTGCACACCCACCCGACGCTGTCGGAGGCGCTCCAGGAGGGCTTCCACGGCCTCAAGGGCCACATGATCAACATGTAG
- a CDS encoding nitroreductase family protein: protein MTDTATRTASTSAPILDVLAERWSPRSYDASAAIADETLTALLEAARWSPSAGNSQPSRFIVARRSTPEFDSIVGTLVGFNAAWAGSAAALIVALAETVDEKGEARPWAVYDLGQAVAHLSVQAHHEGLHVHQMAGFDKDGIRTAFGVDARFDPVTVAAVGVLASPDALENDVLRERETAPRTRLPLEELVLVQA from the coding sequence ATGACCGACACCGCCACCCGCACCGCCTCGACCAGCGCCCCGATCCTGGACGTCCTCGCCGAGCGCTGGAGCCCCCGCTCCTACGACGCCTCCGCGGCGATCGCGGACGAGACGCTGACCGCGCTGCTCGAGGCCGCCCGCTGGTCCCCCTCGGCCGGCAACTCGCAGCCGTCGCGCTTCATCGTCGCGCGCCGCTCCACTCCGGAGTTCGACAGCATCGTCGGCACCCTCGTCGGCTTCAACGCCGCCTGGGCCGGCTCGGCCGCCGCGCTGATCGTCGCGCTCGCCGAGACGGTCGACGAGAAGGGCGAGGCGCGCCCGTGGGCCGTCTACGACCTCGGCCAGGCCGTCGCCCACCTCAGCGTGCAGGCGCACCACGAGGGGCTGCACGTGCACCAGATGGCCGGCTTCGACAAGGACGGGATCCGCACGGCGTTCGGCGTCGACGCGCGCTTCGACCCGGTGACCGTCGCCGCCGTGGGCGTGCTCGCGAGCCCCGACGCGCTCGAGAACGACGTGCTCCGCGAGCGCGAGACCGCTCCCCGCACGCGCCTGCCGCTCGAGGAGCTCGTGCTCGTCCAGGCGTAG